The following proteins are co-located in the Streptomyces bottropensis ATCC 25435 genome:
- a CDS encoding ABC transporter substrate-binding protein — protein sequence MDLSRRGFLQAAVFTAAASGLTVGCGGDSESGGTKNGKSLTMWYWGGALSDKVVAEAKTHFKSQIKLTSSSIGGDFKQKLTTTLAAGGSSVPDITGIKGEDIASFLPNADRFLDLNDLGFKKISSQYLEWKTKLAQTEDGKQIGFPIDIGPTALFYRADQFDKAGLPSDPAKVAAEAKTWDDYFALGTELKKALPGTFLVNNMGSVFNIAVGQGTKRFIDQDNHFIGDQDHIRAAWDTAVRAYTLGLDAKINDQSWNAAVGKSLTTELGAAWHALDIESAAPGTKGKWRVCATPGGPANQGGSYLTLPKQCRNPEEAFKIISWILSPDNNAKSYTDAAIFPASPETYAMPAMTGPDAFFGGQKIIEVFGPAAEAIPVSYEAPADSAVMAPFMAELTSIEAKGKKPDDAWKDAVSQAKQIARRQGVK from the coding sequence GTGGACCTTTCTCGTAGAGGCTTCCTCCAGGCTGCCGTGTTCACCGCGGCGGCCTCCGGCCTGACCGTCGGCTGTGGCGGCGACTCGGAATCCGGCGGCACCAAGAACGGCAAGAGCCTCACCATGTGGTACTGGGGCGGAGCCCTCAGCGACAAGGTGGTCGCCGAGGCCAAGACGCACTTCAAGAGCCAGATCAAGCTGACCAGTTCCTCCATCGGCGGCGACTTCAAGCAGAAGCTCACCACCACCCTCGCGGCCGGCGGCTCCTCCGTGCCGGACATCACCGGCATCAAGGGCGAGGACATCGCCTCCTTCCTGCCCAACGCCGACCGCTTCCTCGACCTGAACGACCTGGGCTTCAAGAAGATCTCGTCCCAGTACCTGGAGTGGAAGACCAAGCTCGCCCAGACCGAGGACGGCAAGCAGATCGGCTTCCCGATCGACATCGGCCCCACCGCGCTCTTCTACCGCGCCGACCAGTTCGACAAGGCGGGGCTGCCCTCCGACCCGGCAAAGGTCGCGGCCGAGGCCAAGACCTGGGACGACTACTTCGCGCTCGGCACCGAGCTGAAGAAGGCGCTGCCCGGCACCTTCCTGGTCAACAACATGGGCTCGGTGTTCAACATCGCGGTCGGCCAGGGCACCAAGCGGTTCATCGACCAGGACAACCACTTCATCGGCGACCAGGACCACATCCGCGCCGCGTGGGACACCGCGGTCCGCGCCTACACCCTCGGCCTCGACGCCAAGATCAACGACCAGAGCTGGAACGCCGCCGTCGGCAAGAGCCTGACCACCGAACTCGGCGCCGCCTGGCACGCGCTGGACATCGAGTCGGCGGCCCCGGGCACCAAGGGCAAGTGGCGCGTCTGCGCGACGCCGGGCGGGCCGGCCAACCAGGGCGGCTCCTACCTGACCCTGCCCAAGCAGTGCCGCAACCCCGAAGAGGCGTTCAAGATCATCAGCTGGATCCTCAGCCCGGACAACAACGCCAAGAGCTACACCGACGCCGCGATCTTCCCCGCCTCCCCGGAGACCTACGCGATGCCGGCCATGACGGGCCCCGACGCCTTCTTCGGCGGCCAGAAGATCATCGAGGTCTTCGGCCCGGCCGCCGAGGCCATCCCCGTGAGCTACGAGGCACCCGCCGACTCGGCGGTCATGGCCCCCTTCATGGCCGAGCTGACCAGCATCGAGGCCAAGGGCAAGAAGCCCGACGACGCCTGGAAGGACGCGGTCTCCCAGGCCAAACAGATCGCCAGGCGGCAGGGGGTGAAGTGA
- a CDS encoding carbohydrate ABC transporter permease, with translation MLSYWRQYLAISPFYLIFLSFSFVPVLYSLYLSFQRYDGLGTKQFVGLQQFEFLWSDPVFWLSIRNTLAIWVLSTVPTLFGALVLATLLHSVRRFKGFYRIALYVPNVTSIVAVAIFFGAVFSNDFGLVNAILGVVGISPVPWLSDPWLIKVVIALLMTWMWTGYNMIIYLAGLQAIPQSVYEAARMDGAGPIRTFFQITIPILRPIILFTVVISTINGLQSFSEPQVLFASNAANQNLGGPGQAGLTTLLYFYQSAFLDNDYGYGAAIVWAFFVLIIVLVVVNWRIVQRGRKS, from the coding sequence GTGCTGTCGTACTGGCGGCAGTACCTGGCGATCTCGCCCTTCTACCTGATCTTCCTGTCCTTCTCCTTCGTCCCCGTCCTGTACTCGCTGTATCTGTCCTTCCAGCGCTACGACGGCCTGGGCACCAAGCAGTTCGTGGGCCTGCAGCAGTTCGAGTTCCTGTGGAGCGACCCGGTCTTCTGGCTGTCGATCCGCAACACCCTGGCGATCTGGGTGCTGTCCACCGTGCCCACCCTCTTCGGCGCCCTGGTGCTGGCGACGCTGCTGCACTCGGTGCGCCGCTTCAAGGGCTTCTACCGCATCGCCCTGTACGTGCCGAACGTGACGTCGATCGTCGCCGTGGCGATCTTCTTCGGCGCGGTGTTCAGCAACGACTTCGGTCTGGTCAACGCGATCCTGGGCGTGGTCGGCATCTCGCCCGTGCCGTGGCTGAGCGACCCGTGGCTGATCAAGGTGGTCATCGCGCTGCTGATGACCTGGATGTGGACCGGCTACAACATGATCATCTATCTGGCCGGCCTCCAGGCCATCCCGCAGTCGGTCTACGAGGCCGCCCGGATGGACGGTGCCGGTCCGATCCGTACGTTCTTCCAGATCACCATCCCGATCCTGCGGCCGATCATCCTGTTCACCGTCGTCATCTCGACCATCAACGGTCTGCAGAGCTTCAGCGAACCCCAGGTCCTCTTCGCCAGCAACGCCGCCAACCAGAACCTCGGCGGACCGGGCCAGGCGGGCCTGACCACGCTGCTGTACTTCTACCAGTCGGCCTTCCTCGACAACGACTACGGCTACGGCGCGGCCATCGTGTGGGCCTTCTTCGTCCTGATCATCGTGCTCGTCGTCGTCAACTGGCGGATCGTGCAACGAGGGAGGAAGTCATGA
- a CDS encoding carbohydrate ABC transporter permease, with amino-acid sequence MTTAATPRPAPAAKRSRRPRGLSPHVFLGIAVLVSVFPFVWTIVMATNTTRDIYKSPPKLTFGSHLLENIRGVLHTVDFFGSMLNTVVIACVTTALVLFVDSLAAFAFAKFEFPGRRLLFGTLLVFMMLPLQLAVLPQFILMSELGWVGMLKALVWPALSNAFGIFWLRQYIETGVPDELLDAARIDGAGFFRQYWNVALPMIRPAMSFLAIYAFVGAWNDYVWPLIVLTDPQHVTLQVELAQLNVGHNTDYSMVMAGVLMASLPLVAVFAIFARGFIAGATEGAVQGS; translated from the coding sequence ATGACGACAGCCGCCACGCCACGGCCTGCCCCGGCCGCGAAGCGGTCGCGCCGCCCCAGGGGCCTGTCCCCGCACGTCTTCCTCGGCATCGCCGTCCTGGTCTCGGTCTTCCCGTTCGTGTGGACGATCGTGATGGCGACCAACACCACCCGTGACATCTACAAGAGCCCACCGAAGCTGACCTTCGGCTCCCATCTGCTGGAGAACATCCGGGGTGTGCTGCACACGGTCGACTTCTTCGGGTCGATGCTCAACACCGTCGTCATCGCGTGCGTCACCACGGCCCTGGTGCTGTTCGTCGACTCCCTGGCGGCCTTCGCCTTCGCCAAGTTCGAGTTCCCCGGGCGCAGGCTGCTCTTCGGCACGCTGCTGGTGTTCATGATGCTGCCGCTGCAGCTGGCCGTCCTGCCGCAGTTCATCCTGATGTCCGAGCTGGGCTGGGTCGGCATGCTCAAGGCACTGGTCTGGCCCGCCCTGTCCAACGCCTTCGGCATCTTCTGGCTCCGCCAGTACATCGAGACCGGTGTGCCCGACGAGCTCCTCGACGCGGCGCGCATCGACGGCGCCGGCTTCTTCCGGCAGTACTGGAACGTCGCGCTGCCGATGATCAGACCCGCGATGTCCTTCCTCGCCATCTACGCCTTCGTCGGCGCCTGGAACGACTACGTCTGGCCCCTGATCGTGCTCACCGATCCCCAGCACGTCACGCTCCAGGTGGAGCTGGCCCAGCTCAACGTCGGCCACAACACCGACTACAGCATGGTCATGGCCGGGGTCCTGATGGCGTCCCTCCCGCTGGTCGCCGTCTTCGCGATCTTCGCGCGCGGGTTCATCGCGGGCGCCACCGAGGGCGCCGTACAGGGCAGCTGA
- a CDS encoding alkaline phosphatase family protein, with translation MADPDGAGGPGRGKVLVVGMDGLRYDRLPLSRPTAGPPRPPATAPVLHGLMAAGTHGSSLLPYGEVDGRAEGGPSTSMAYTDSGPGWSSVLTGVWPDRHGVSGNDFAGADYARHPDFLSRAATARRGLRTAAVVSWPELVRRGTLGPAVGMRVVHDGESGGYEDADRLVADTAERWLTEDDPDALFVYFGATDEAGHSAGPLGPAYDRALLAQDAHLGRLLDAIAARRRDTRRADERWTVLVTTDHGHLDTGGHGGDTRAEREVFVILAEPGAPAGTRLDAPRLVDLAPTVLDRLGIPVDPAWGLRGRVLPRPAASPSSPPTPERS, from the coding sequence ATGGCGGACCCCGACGGCGCCGGAGGGCCGGGGCGCGGCAAGGTGCTCGTGGTCGGGATGGACGGGCTGCGCTACGACCGGCTGCCCCTGTCCCGGCCCACGGCGGGCCCGCCCCGCCCGCCGGCCACGGCGCCCGTGCTGCACGGCCTGATGGCCGCGGGCACCCACGGCAGCAGCCTGCTGCCCTACGGCGAGGTGGACGGCCGGGCCGAAGGCGGACCGTCCACCAGCATGGCCTACACCGACTCCGGTCCCGGCTGGTCCAGCGTGCTGACCGGGGTGTGGCCCGACCGGCACGGCGTGAGCGGCAACGACTTCGCCGGCGCCGACTACGCCCGCCACCCCGACTTCCTCAGCCGTGCCGCCACCGCGCGGCGCGGACTGCGGACGGCGGCCGTGGTGTCCTGGCCGGAGCTGGTGCGCCGGGGCACCCTCGGCCCGGCCGTCGGCATGCGCGTGGTGCACGACGGCGAGTCGGGCGGGTACGAGGACGCGGACCGCCTCGTCGCCGACACCGCCGAGCGCTGGCTCACCGAGGACGACCCGGACGCCCTGTTCGTGTACTTCGGCGCCACCGACGAGGCCGGCCACTCGGCGGGCCCCCTCGGTCCCGCGTACGACCGGGCGCTGCTCGCCCAGGACGCCCACCTCGGACGGCTGCTCGACGCGATCGCGGCCCGCCGCCGCGACACCCGCCGCGCGGACGAGCGCTGGACGGTCCTGGTCACCACCGACCACGGGCACCTCGACACCGGCGGCCACGGCGGCGACACCCGCGCCGAGCGCGAGGTGTTCGTGATCCTCGCCGAGCCCGGTGCGCCCGCCGGTACCCGGCTGGACGCGCCACGCCTCGTCGACCTCGCCCCCACCGTCCTGGACCGGCTCGGCATCCCCGTCGACCCCGCCTGGGGCCTGCGGGGCCGTGTCCTGCCCCGGCCGGCCGCCTCCCCCTCCTCGCCCCCAACCCCGGAACGGTCATGA
- a CDS encoding glycoside hydrolase family 2 TIM barrel-domain containing protein — MTDALFALRPWETPEVTSWRRLPMNAVDRRDRALSLDGRWRFQLLPSPDREPGPGWSWAELPGSWALQVAQDPPQYTNVRMPWPQFPPDSPPENPTGVYEREVDIPADWAGRRIVLHVGAAESVLLVHVDGRPAGLSKDSHLAAEFDLSALVRPGRPATVRLTVVKWSDASHIEDQDQWWLGGITRPVLLYATDPLYLADVGVRASRDGELRVDCRVRSAAGTGTGALPAGWYVSGELDGLELVQDTGFDRLNAEDDRVSDFLGEARMGTIVPDVRTWTAETPELYGLTVRLHRADGTVADTSHHRIGFRDVEISGRDLLVNGERVYVRGVNRHDFHPLTGRTVSYEDMRADLLTLKRFGFNAIRTSHYPGDPALYDLTDELGFYVVDEADIESHDHAHEIADDPRYLSAFVDRVSRMVLRDRNHPSVIVWSLGNESDYGANHDAAAGWLRRHDPTRPVQYEGAARLDWAATDDASDIACPMYAPIEDCVAHALSGEQTRPLIQCEYSHAMGNSNGTLADTWAAIEATPGLQGGFIWEFWDHGILQRVNDGRPAGRGGAGLYENGVAGPGLRWAYGGDFGETVHDGAFIADGVVFPDRTPKPVMFEHREIAAPVRLSVEGEGTWRVLRVHNRQHFRDLSWLAAEWEFAAADGGTWTLPAQLPDVPPGGSAVIDRPEPAGGAGEVWLTLRVTTAADEPWAPRGTEVCCPQVRWYPAEEGEPVVGAEEDPGHVPPPETDGAGLLLHPLLASPPVLSLWRAPTDNDVLGGMAERWRAWGLDRAERELVAVERKGSTVRVRSRWATGAGVVEHEQACTALVDGRVLVEETAVLPEELTDVARVGTVFETADGFDQLAWYGQGPWESYPDRAAGAPVGHHVAGVDALFTPYLRPQESGGRHGVRHFTLSGGGHALSVRLDSPRQVSVTRHRARDLAAAGHHDELTPRPGCVVHIDAAHRGLGTASCGPDTSPPYLVPTGVHRWSWTLRAL, encoded by the coding sequence ATGACCGACGCACTCTTCGCCCTGCGCCCCTGGGAAACACCCGAGGTGACCTCCTGGCGGCGGCTGCCCATGAACGCCGTCGACCGGCGCGACCGGGCCCTGTCGCTCGACGGCCGGTGGCGGTTCCAGCTGCTGCCCTCGCCCGACCGGGAGCCCGGCCCCGGCTGGTCGTGGGCCGAACTCCCCGGCTCCTGGGCGCTGCAGGTGGCGCAGGACCCGCCGCAGTACACCAACGTCCGTATGCCGTGGCCTCAGTTCCCGCCCGACTCGCCGCCCGAGAACCCGACCGGTGTGTACGAGCGGGAGGTCGACATACCCGCCGACTGGGCCGGACGCCGGATCGTCCTGCACGTCGGGGCGGCCGAGAGCGTGCTGCTCGTCCATGTCGACGGGCGGCCGGCCGGGCTCTCCAAGGACTCCCATCTGGCCGCCGAGTTCGACCTGTCCGCACTGGTCCGGCCCGGCCGGCCGGCCACGGTGCGGCTCACGGTGGTGAAGTGGTCCGACGCCTCGCACATCGAGGACCAGGACCAGTGGTGGCTCGGCGGGATCACCCGCCCGGTGCTGCTGTACGCCACCGATCCGCTGTATCTGGCGGACGTGGGCGTGCGGGCGAGCCGCGACGGGGAGCTGCGGGTGGACTGCCGGGTGCGCTCGGCGGCGGGCACGGGGACCGGCGCGCTGCCCGCCGGGTGGTACGTCAGCGGGGAGCTGGACGGCCTGGAGCTGGTCCAGGACACCGGGTTCGACCGCCTCAACGCCGAGGACGACCGGGTCTCCGACTTCCTCGGCGAGGCCCGTATGGGCACGATCGTCCCCGACGTGCGGACCTGGACCGCCGAGACCCCCGAGCTGTACGGCCTCACCGTCCGGCTGCACCGCGCGGACGGCACGGTCGCCGACACCTCCCACCACCGGATCGGCTTCCGCGACGTCGAGATCAGCGGCCGGGACCTGCTGGTCAACGGGGAGCGCGTCTACGTCCGGGGCGTGAACCGGCACGACTTCCACCCGCTGACGGGGCGGACGGTGTCGTACGAGGACATGCGCGCGGACCTGCTGACACTGAAGCGGTTCGGCTTCAACGCGATCCGCACCTCCCACTATCCGGGCGACCCGGCGCTGTACGACCTCACGGACGAACTGGGCTTCTACGTGGTGGACGAGGCGGACATCGAGTCCCACGACCACGCCCATGAGATCGCCGACGACCCGCGCTATCTCAGCGCCTTCGTGGACCGCGTCTCCCGGATGGTCCTGCGCGACCGGAACCACCCGTCGGTGATCGTCTGGTCGCTGGGCAACGAGTCCGACTACGGCGCGAACCACGACGCGGCGGCGGGCTGGCTGCGGCGGCACGATCCGACGCGGCCGGTGCAGTACGAGGGGGCGGCCAGGCTGGACTGGGCGGCGACGGACGACGCCTCCGACATCGCCTGCCCGATGTACGCGCCCATCGAGGACTGTGTGGCGCACGCGCTGTCGGGCGAGCAGACCAGGCCGCTGATCCAGTGCGAGTACTCGCACGCCATGGGCAACAGCAACGGCACTCTCGCCGACACGTGGGCGGCCATCGAGGCCACACCCGGTCTTCAGGGCGGGTTCATCTGGGAGTTCTGGGACCACGGCATCCTCCAGCGTGTGAACGACGGACGACCGGCCGGGCGTGGGGGCGCCGGGCTGTACGAGAACGGCGTCGCCGGACCCGGCCTGCGCTGGGCCTACGGCGGCGACTTCGGCGAGACGGTCCACGACGGCGCCTTCATCGCCGACGGGGTGGTCTTCCCCGACCGCACGCCCAAGCCGGTGATGTTCGAACACCGGGAGATCGCCGCCCCGGTGCGGCTGTCCGTGGAGGGCGAGGGCACCTGGCGGGTGCTGCGGGTGCACAACCGGCAGCACTTCCGCGACCTCTCGTGGCTGGCCGCCGAGTGGGAGTTCGCGGCGGCCGACGGCGGCACCTGGACCCTGCCGGCCCAGCTGCCGGACGTACCGCCCGGCGGCTCGGCGGTGATCGACCGGCCCGAGCCGGCGGGCGGGGCCGGCGAGGTCTGGCTGACCCTGCGGGTGACGACGGCCGCCGACGAGCCCTGGGCCCCGCGCGGCACCGAGGTGTGCTGTCCGCAGGTCCGCTGGTACCCGGCGGAGGAGGGCGAGCCGGTGGTGGGCGCCGAGGAGGATCCGGGGCACGTCCCCCCGCCGGAGACGGACGGGGCCGGGCTGCTGCTGCACCCGCTGCTGGCCTCCCCGCCGGTCCTGAGCCTGTGGCGGGCCCCGACCGACAACGACGTCCTCGGCGGCATGGCCGAGCGCTGGCGCGCGTGGGGGCTGGACCGCGCCGAGCGCGAGCTGGTCGCCGTGGAGCGCAAGGGGTCCACCGTGCGGGTGCGGTCCCGCTGGGCGACGGGCGCCGGGGTCGTCGAGCACGAGCAGGCGTGCACGGCGCTGGTGGACGGCCGGGTCCTCGTGGAGGAGACGGCGGTGCTGCCCGAGGAGCTGACGGACGTGGCCCGCGTCGGCACGGTGTTCGAGACCGCGGACGGTTTCGACCAGCTCGCCTGGTACGGGCAGGGCCCCTGGGAGAGCTACCCGGACCGGGCGGCCGGAGCACCCGTCGGACACCACGTCGCCGGCGTGGACGCGCTGTTCACCCCCTATCTGCGTCCGCAGGAGAGCGGAGGCCGGCACGGTGTCCGGCACTTCACGCTCTCCGGCGGCGGCCACGCCCTGTCGGTACGGCTGGACAGCCCCCGGCAGGTCTCGGTCACCCGGCACCGGGCGAGAGACCTGGCGGCCGCCGGGCACCACGACGAACTGACACCCCGGCCGGGCTGCGTGGTCCACATCGACGCGGCGCACCGCGGCCTCGGCACCGCCTCCTGCGGTCCGGACACCTCGCCCCCGTATCTCGTCCCGACGGGCGTCCACCGCTGGTCGTGGACGCTGCGGGCACTCTGA
- a CDS encoding LamG-like jellyroll fold domain-containing protein, which produces MCTSHEPGQESAHAHSGRRNFLRATALLGAAATVALPTATAQAAPRRPKPDPGSRRFTLAVMPDTQYLFDGPSIDDKPVEASLKYLLEHGEEENIVFLSHLGDLTQNGTARETAAIGGAFRLLDRKGVGYSVLAGNHDVRSSTDDQRGPTPYLDEFGPDRFEGRPTFGGASPDGYNSFHLFEAGGREWMVLALDWRLSAKGFAWAKDVLARHPRTPVVLTTHELVDGDDSLSPYGRTLWDRLVKDHDQIFLTLNGHYWPAARATRKNTADNDVHLHLTNYQNRYFGGAAMIRLYRFDLDRNTIDVETVSPWILGRAAEGLNELERQESELTGDADRFTVEIDFDKRFAGFAPVPARPSRPVARMLVPGTVAYWRFDGQEDGAAVGGRVRDRSGHGNDLALVTVGGGTLTWSADHHPDQPGHGSLEFHGGKPPLKGAYLRTVDGAPLNSETFRDGYTIEAFYRLPADWNPSNHAWAGLLGRTGTGGAAGKSADDPDEPLATLSLSNDREPQWAVRPLDQQGIATNWGQETPLETWWHLAVVNDGKRTTLYVQGCPVVRNPKARAVGLTSVGLPWILGGYEYAGKIDQILHGRLGDVRIVARALPVESFMNH; this is translated from the coding sequence GTGTGCACCTCGCACGAACCGGGGCAGGAGTCTGCCCACGCCCACTCGGGCAGACGCAACTTCCTGCGCGCCACGGCCCTGCTGGGCGCGGCGGCGACCGTCGCGCTGCCCACCGCCACGGCACAGGCGGCACCCCGGCGCCCGAAGCCCGACCCCGGAAGCCGCCGCTTCACGCTCGCCGTCATGCCCGACACCCAGTACCTCTTCGACGGACCGAGCATCGACGACAAGCCCGTCGAGGCGTCCCTGAAGTACCTCCTGGAGCACGGTGAGGAGGAGAACATCGTGTTCCTGTCCCACCTCGGCGACCTCACCCAGAACGGCACCGCGCGGGAGACCGCGGCGATCGGCGGCGCGTTCCGGCTGCTCGACCGCAAGGGCGTCGGCTACAGCGTCCTCGCGGGCAACCACGACGTGCGCTCCTCCACCGACGACCAGCGGGGTCCGACTCCGTACCTCGACGAGTTCGGGCCGGACCGTTTCGAGGGCCGGCCCACCTTCGGCGGGGCCTCGCCGGACGGCTACAACTCCTTCCACCTGTTCGAGGCGGGCGGCCGGGAGTGGATGGTGCTCGCCCTGGACTGGCGGCTGTCCGCGAAGGGGTTCGCCTGGGCGAAGGACGTCCTGGCCCGGCATCCGAGGACCCCGGTGGTCCTCACCACGCACGAGCTGGTCGACGGGGACGACTCCCTCTCCCCCTACGGGCGGACGCTGTGGGACCGACTGGTCAAGGACCACGACCAGATCTTCCTCACCCTCAACGGGCACTACTGGCCGGCGGCGCGCGCGACGCGGAAGAACACCGCTGACAACGATGTCCACCTGCATCTCACGAACTACCAGAACCGCTACTTCGGCGGTGCGGCGATGATCCGCCTCTACCGTTTCGACCTCGACCGCAACACCATCGACGTGGAGACGGTCTCCCCGTGGATCCTGGGCCGGGCCGCCGAGGGGCTCAACGAGCTGGAGCGGCAGGAGAGCGAACTCACCGGCGACGCCGACCGGTTCACGGTCGAGATCGACTTCGACAAGCGGTTCGCCGGCTTCGCGCCGGTGCCCGCGCGGCCGTCGCGGCCGGTCGCGCGGATGCTGGTGCCGGGCACGGTCGCGTACTGGCGCTTCGACGGGCAGGAGGACGGAGCGGCCGTCGGCGGCAGGGTCCGTGACCGCTCGGGCCACGGCAACGATCTCGCTCTGGTCACCGTGGGCGGCGGCACGCTCACCTGGTCCGCCGACCACCACCCCGACCAGCCCGGCCACGGCAGCCTGGAGTTCCACGGCGGCAAGCCCCCGCTGAAGGGCGCGTATCTGCGGACGGTCGACGGAGCGCCGCTGAACTCCGAGACGTTCAGGGACGGTTACACCATCGAGGCGTTCTACCGGCTGCCCGCCGACTGGAACCCCTCGAACCACGCCTGGGCGGGCCTCCTCGGGCGGACCGGCACGGGCGGCGCGGCGGGCAAGAGTGCCGACGACCCCGACGAGCCGCTGGCCACGCTGTCGCTCTCGAACGACCGGGAGCCGCAGTGGGCGGTGCGCCCGCTCGACCAGCAGGGCATCGCGACCAACTGGGGGCAGGAGACCCCACTGGAGACGTGGTGGCACCTCGCCGTCGTCAACGACGGCAAGCGCACCACGCTCTACGTCCAGGGCTGCCCGGTCGTGCGCAACCCCAAGGCGAGGGCCGTCGGGCTGACCTCGGTCGGACTGCCGTGGATCCTCGGCGGCTACGAGTACGCCGGGAAGATCGACCAGATCCTGCACGGGCGTCTCGGTGACGTCCGCATCGTCGCACGGGCTCTGCCCGTCGAGTCGTTCATGAACCACTGA
- a CDS encoding PHP domain-containing protein, which yields MSDLSGTPEQQLPTWADPSVSATDLDAQGVSRRGLLRGAGLFGAAFAMGSAGALAAPASAASRPYGGEDPRLAYLVGDHHIHTVYSHDAKYTFSQLAAAGAKYGLDWMVFTEHSNFGHADFGAALEHKEILKARAENPRQLIFQGLEWYIPAAEHCTVFTTPGRNEVDLLTRFERAYDGKLLNYTDGSAGGADTARNEAHAVNAIKWLAEQRRSGYVDDVLVLANHPLRLGIDSPHELRNWRDAAPEIMIGMEGAPGAQGAALPGWRGATSIRGEYENKPSAQSWPGYPAQAFLTYGGFDWATATVGGLWDAMLAEGRLFSITTNSDAHRIVFDTWRNGDWPAGQNFDNTGKLPDPVNTDAPQPGSDFWPGQFSRTHVGVTRYGYRAVMRGLREGRVWVDHGHLLDGLDVRVKRDRSPGRGVTLGGRLRVRKGEKLTLEVTVTSASRPNAQGILPELAHVDVIRGAVRGPVTDRDAWQAPATKVVHTKDVSGRKGTYTLRIPVTAGDESFYLRLRGSDGRRNGAGHLGASVDPHGPIPHAPGDGNPWEDTWFYSNPVFVDIR from the coding sequence ATGTCCGACCTCTCCGGCACACCCGAGCAACAGCTGCCCACCTGGGCCGATCCGTCCGTCTCCGCCACCGACCTCGACGCACAGGGGGTGTCGCGCCGTGGGCTCCTGCGCGGCGCGGGCCTGTTCGGCGCCGCGTTCGCGATGGGCTCCGCGGGCGCCCTCGCGGCACCGGCCTCCGCCGCCTCCCGCCCCTACGGCGGCGAGGACCCGCGCCTCGCCTACCTCGTCGGCGACCACCACATCCACACCGTCTACAGCCACGACGCCAAGTACACGTTCTCCCAACTGGCCGCCGCGGGCGCGAAGTACGGCCTCGACTGGATGGTGTTCACCGAGCACTCCAACTTCGGGCACGCCGACTTCGGGGCCGCGCTGGAGCACAAGGAGATCCTGAAGGCACGGGCCGAGAACCCCCGGCAGCTGATCTTCCAGGGCCTGGAGTGGTACATCCCGGCCGCCGAGCACTGCACGGTCTTCACGACGCCCGGCCGGAACGAGGTCGACCTCCTCACCCGCTTCGAGCGCGCCTACGACGGCAAGCTGCTGAACTACACGGACGGTTCCGCGGGCGGCGCGGACACCGCCCGCAACGAGGCGCACGCGGTGAACGCGATCAAGTGGCTGGCCGAGCAACGCCGTTCCGGCTACGTGGACGACGTGCTGGTCCTCGCCAACCACCCGTTGCGCCTCGGCATCGACTCCCCGCACGAGCTGCGCAACTGGCGGGACGCTGCCCCCGAGATCATGATCGGCATGGAGGGCGCGCCGGGCGCCCAGGGCGCGGCGCTCCCCGGCTGGCGGGGGGCCACCTCGATACGCGGCGAGTACGAGAACAAGCCGTCGGCCCAGTCCTGGCCCGGTTACCCGGCGCAGGCGTTCCTCACGTACGGCGGTTTCGACTGGGCGACGGCGACGGTGGGCGGCCTCTGGGACGCCATGCTGGCCGAGGGCAGGCTGTTCTCGATCACCACCAACTCCGACGCCCACCGGATCGTCTTCGACACCTGGAGGAACGGCGACTGGCCGGCCGGGCAGAACTTCGACAACACCGGCAAGCTGCCGGACCCGGTGAACACCGACGCCCCGCAGCCCGGCAGCGACTTCTGGCCCGGCCAGTTCAGCCGCACCCACGTGGGCGTGACCCGCTACGGGTACCGCGCGGTGATGAGGGGCCTGCGCGAGGGCCGTGTCTGGGTCGACCACGGCCATCTGCTCGACGGCCTCGACGTCCGCGTGAAGCGGGACCGCAGCCCCGGCCGGGGCGTCACGCTGGGCGGCCGGCTGCGGGTCCGCAAGGGCGAGAAGCTCACCCTGGAGGTGACCGTGACGAGCGCGTCGCGCCCCAACGCCCAGGGAATCCTGCCCGAGTTGGCCCATGTCGACGTCATCCGGGGCGCGGTGCGCGGCCCGGTGACCGACCGGGACGCCTGGCAGGCCCCCGCCACCAAGGTCGTCCACACGAAGGACGTGAGCGGCCGCAAGGGCACGTACACCCTGCGCATCCCGGTCACGGCCGGGGACGAGTCCTTCTACCTCCGTCTGCGGGGCAGTGACGGCAGGCGCAACGGGGCGGGTCACCTGGGCGCGTCCGTGGACCCGCACGGCCCGATCCCGCACGCGCCGGGCGACGGGAACCCGTGGGAGGACACGTGGTTCTACTCCAACCCGGTGTTCGTGGACATACGGTGA